A genomic region of Serinus canaria isolate serCan28SL12 chromosome 1A, serCan2020, whole genome shotgun sequence contains the following coding sequences:
- the FGF6 gene encoding fibroblast growth factor 6, whose protein sequence is MATAQRLLITMSCDASAHRTLPALLLLGLLAGIAATHPVVSRTNGTLLERGWQSLLSRSMAGMSGEKADVNWESDYLLGIKRQRRLYCNVGIGFHLQILPDGRISGVHNENQYSLFEISTVERGVVSLLGVKSALFIAMNSKGRLYGTAVFQDECKFKETLLPNNYNAYESKVHCGAYIALSKHGRVKRGNKVSPAMTVTHFLPRI, encoded by the exons ATGGCGACGGCACAAAGACTTCTCATCACTATGTCCTGCGACGCCAGCGCTCACCGGACGCTGCCTGCCCTCCTTCTCCTGGGTCTGCTAGCCGGGATTGCTGCCACACACCCAGTTGTAAGCAGAACTAATGGCACATTGCTGGAGAGAGGATGGCAATCTCTGCTGTCCAGGTCCATGGCTGGGATGTCAGGGGAGAAGGCAGATGTGAACTGGGAGAGTGACTATTTGCTAGGAATCAAGAGGCAGCGGAGGCTTTACTGCAACGTGGGCATCGGGTTTCACCTTCAAATCCTCCCAGACGGAAGGATAAGCGGAGTTCACAATGAAAACCAATACA GTCTCTTTGAAATATCCACTGTAGAAAGAGGTGTTGTAAGTCTGCTTGGTGTGAAAAGTGCTCTCTTCATTGCAATGAACAGCAAAGGCAGGTTGTATGGGACG GCTGTTTTCCAAGATGAGTGCAAGTTCAAGGAAACATTGCTGCCCAATAACTACAATGCATATGAATCCAAGGTTCACTGCGGTGCTTATATAGCCCTGAGCAAACACGGCAGGGTGAAGAGAGGGAACAAGGTTTCTCCTGCCATGACAGTGACCCACTTCTTACCAAGAATATGA